The following proteins are co-located in the Tripterygium wilfordii isolate XIE 37 chromosome 2, ASM1340144v1, whole genome shotgun sequence genome:
- the LOC120005167 gene encoding NDR1/HIN1-like protein 13: MADRVHPQNSPPTTETATPEYSGELPIHQSSQLPSAKPAPPPGTYVVQIPKEQVFRVPPPENAKRFEQLSRRKPRRSRCCCCLGTLLAVLASIIVLAGIAAAVLYLVFRPKALDYSIEKVAIRGFNLTSATSPITPEFDVTVRAENPNKKIGVYYVDGSSVNVDYNEDRLSTGALPVFYQPSKNVTVFVTVLRDSGIVLTSSSRQALLDAQTSETVPFKVVMKVPVKFKIGSIKTWKITVKVKCDVTVDKLTADAKIVSKDCDYSVKLW, encoded by the coding sequence ATGGCCGACCGAGTCCACCCCCAGAATTCGCCTCCAACCACCGAGACGGCTACGCCTGAGTACTCCGGCGAGTTGCCGATCCACCAAAGCTCTCAGCTGCCGTCGGCTAAGCCTGCACCACCGCCTGGAACGTACGTCGTCCAGATCCCAAAGGAACAAGTCTTCCGAGTCCCTCCACCAGAGAACGCCAAACGCTTTGAGCAGCTCTCCCGCCGCAAGCCTCGCCGGAGCCGGTGCTGTTGCTGCCTAGGCACTCTCCTCGCGGTGCTCGCCTCCATAATCGTCCTCGCCGGCATCGCAGCCGCCGTACTTTACCTCGTGTTCCGTCCTAAAGCGCTGGATTACTCCATCGAAAAAGTGGCCATCAGAGGCTTCAATCTGACGTCAGCGACGTCGCCGATTACTCCGGAATTTGACGTAACTGTACGAGCTGAAAATCCTAACAAAAAGATTGGCGTGTACTACGTGGATGGCAGCTCCGTTAATGTGGACTACAACGAAGATAGGTTGAGTACCGGTGCTCTGCCGGTGTTTTATCAGCCGTCGAAGAATGTAACTGTTTTCGTGACGGTGTTGCGCGACTCCGGCATCGTACTCACAAGTTCTTCGCGACAGGCCTTGCTGGATGCGCAAACCAGTGAAACGGTGCCGTTCAAGGTGGTTATGAAGGTGCCGGTTAAGTTTAAAATAGGGTCCATTAAAACGTGGAAAATTACCGTTAAGGTGAAATGTGATGTAACGGTGGATAAATTAACGGCGGATGCCAAGATTGTGTCGAAGGATTGTGATTATAGTGTGAAACTTTGGTAG
- the LOC119981701 gene encoding protein ALTERED PHOSPHATE STARVATION RESPONSE 1-like — protein MGAANSKIEEEKALLLCRERKKFVRQALDGRCSLAAAHVAYIQSLKLTGTALRKFLAPEAPIESSLYTSTTATPEPVALTEKSLSQFSFSSPTLSQPVEATENLSPSPSPPSSTRFQVNHMRFRGFSSNKVEEKHPLPVTGTVTSSSTPQNVTPYSSNKPETSPFEGSSGTPPWDFFGFFHPIDHQFSFQDGKGMNQGFENLDRTRQLREEEGIPELEDEEEKASSHEREESQDSEDEFDESPTDTLVRSFENLNRIHDHRVPSAAPTMPSAASVASESELLNGEKSNSPHISPPRTPSSAVTNPTTKETPVKEDGAANKVAPKDFLSSMKDIEYLFMKASESGKEVSRMLDANKLHFRPIVPGKESGSVSSTIFKACFSCGEEPSQVQEAPPQAAVKYLTWHRTTSSRSSSSRNLLGLNANDDSEDLAGNLFDNFCMISGSHASTLDRLYAWERKLYDDVKACEMIRRVYDSKCRILRQLESKGESSNKIDKTRAVVKDLHSRIRVAIYRIDSISKRIEELRDKELQPQLEELIKGLSRMWDVMLECHKLQFQIFSVAYNNGNYKISLQSESHRHIASNLVNELSCLSSTFAKWIGSQKSYLQSINNWLLKCVCIPQKSSRRKRRPQAPNLKNLGPPIYVTCGDWMEKLDDFSTEDVVESMKCLAADTTHFLPHQEKNQGKLYNGSESADNLLRDEASEDWISGLNRFQSSLKLFLGQLNNFAGFSAKLYTELQISIEDAKTNYERWKLRVEAHELERKNMDTEKTRGIA, from the exons ATGGGGGCAGCAAATTCTAAAATAGAGGAAGAGAAGGCTCTACTGCTGTGTCGTGAAAGAAAGAAATTTGTTCGGCAAGCACTTGATGGAAGGTGTTCGCTAGCAGCCGCTCATGTTGCATATATCCAGTCGCTGAAACTCACCGGAACTGCTCTCAGGAAATTTCTAGCACCTGAAGCTCCAATTGAATCTTCCTTGTACACTTCCACTACTGCAACACCTGAGCCAGTTGCATTAACTGAGAAGTCTCTTTCGCAGTTCTCGTTTTCTTCTCCAACTTTGTCACAACCTGTGGAAGCAACTGAAAACCTTTCTCCGTCTCCATCTCCTCCCAGCTCTACTCGTTTTCAGGTAAATCATATGAGATTTAGGGGTTTCTCCTCCAATAAAGTTGAAGAGAAACACCCTTTACCTGTTACAGGAACAGTAACCTCATCAAGTACCCCACAAAATGTGACACCTTACTCCTCTAATAAACCAGAAACTTCACCATTTGAGGGTTCTTCTGGAACTCCCCCTTGggatttctttggttttttccATCCTATTGACCATCAGTTTTCTTTTCAAGATGGAAAGGGAATGAACCAAGGATTCGAAAATCTGGATCGTACAAGACAGCTTAGGGAAGAGGAGGGAATCCCTGAACTGGAAGATGAGGAAGAGAAGGCATCTTCTCATGAGAGGGAAGAATCTCAGGATTCAGAAGATGAATTTGATGAGTCCCCCACAGATACTTTGGTTCGAAGTTTTGAAAATCTTAATAGGATACATGATCATCGTGTCCCTAGTGCTGCACCTACCATGCCTTCTGCTGCCAGTGTAGCTTCAGAATCTGAGTTATTGAATGGGGAGAAAAGTAACTCTCCTCATATATCACCACCAAGAACACCCTCCTCAGCAGTTACTAATCCAACCACAAAGGAAACACCAGTGAAAGAAGATGGTGCTGCAAACAAGGTTGCTCCAAAGGACTTCCTTTCAAGCATGAAAGACATTGAATATCTCTTTATGAAAGCTTCCGAGTCTGGGAAAGAAGTGTCTAGGATGCTTGACGCAAATAAGCTGCATTTCCGTCCAATAGTCCCGGGCAAAGAAA GTGGGTCGGTAAGTTCTACAATCTTCAAGGCATGTTTCTCTTGTGGGGAAGAGCCTAGCCAAGTTCAAGAAG caCCTCCTCAAGCTGCTGTAAAGTACTTAACTTGGCATAGGACCACATCATCACGATCATCTTCATCACGTAACCTTCTTGGATTGAATGCCAACGATGATTCAGAGGACCTTGCCGGTAATCTTTTTGATAACTTTTGCATGATCTCTGGCAGTCATGCCTCAACCTTGGATAGGCTATATGCATGGGAGAGGAAGCTTTATGATGACGTGAAG GCTTGTGAGATGATAAGAAGGGTGTACGATTCCAAGTGTAGAATTCTTAGGCAACTGGAATCAAAAGGGGAAAGCTCCAACAAAATTGATAAAACCCGTGCTGTTGTTAAAGATCTACACTCCAGAATCAGAGTAGCTATTTACAGGATTGATTCAATATCAAAGAGGATTGAGGAATTGCGGGACAAAGAGCTCCAACCACAGCTCGAGGAGTTAATCAAAGG GCTAAGTCGGATGTGGGATGTTATGCTTGAGTGCCACAAACTTCAGTTCCAAATCTTCTCAGTTGCATACAACAATGGCAATTACAAAATCTCTCTACAGTCAGAATCGCATCGCCACATTGCAAGCAATCTTGTGAATGAACTGAGCTGTCTGTCTTCAACTTTCGCAAAGTGGATTGGTTCTCAGAAGTCCTATCTGCAATCTATAAATAATTGGCTTCTGAAATGCGTCTGTATCCCTCAAAAATCTTCCAGGAGAAAAAGGAGGCCACAAGCCCCTAACTTGAAAAACTTGGGCCCTCCAATATATGTTACCTGTGGTGACTGGATGGAGAAACTTGATGATTTTTCTACCGAGGATGTTGTAGAATCTATGAAGTGTTTGGCAGCTGACACGACTCACTTTTTGCCTCACCAGGAGAAGAACCAGGGGAAACTTTATAATGGTAGTGAGTCAGCGGATAACCTATTGAGAGATGAAGCTTCAGAGGACTGGATTTCAGGCCTTAATCGTTTCCAATCAAGCTTAAAGCTCTTTCTTGGTCAGTTGAATAACTTTGCGGGATTTTCTGCAAAGCTGTATACAGAACTTCAAATTTCCATAGAAGATGCTAAAACTAATTATGAAAGATGGAAGTTGCGAGTAGAAGCTCATGAGTTGGAAAGAAAGAACATGGATACAGAGAAAACAAGAGGGATTGCTTGA
- the LOC120011934 gene encoding non-structural maintenance of chromosomes element 1 homolog isoform X1 — MSVVNWKHHALIQPLLARGPQKEQEINKIFAGVTGKNPGNHQQHFNDYLSKINKELSYVQFELRCCRNQNDGQVCYGVVNNVSDEQSKLGTKYSTPQIALYRGILEAIVQDARAKGYISIIDALNIRLENQLPTENGSQSQDGVPPALRNFSMSQKEKTVNELVHDQWLSYCTDGNVGLGVRSFLDLRSWFRNNDVPFCAVCNEAAVKAELCQGEDCSVRIHNYCLKKKFSQRRSERACPTCGTPWKYQMPKAEAVEFDGEPNDSSQSQPHAEPMQSQQALGSKRKKPPRTSRTNDAEITGQGSHQDSPSSVDFKRVTRASARSRVHVHTCKILLNYYTIRVYCLKTEPTVYLGS; from the exons ATGTCAGTGGTAAACTGGAAGCACCATGCTTTAATTCAACCGTTGCTCGCTCGCGGCCCTCAGAAAGAGCAAGAGATCAACAAGATCTTCGCGGGCGTCACTGGAAAAAACCCAG GCAATCACCAGCAGCATTTCAATGATTATCTTTCGAAGATAAACAAGGAACTTTCATATGTTCAATTTGAGTTACGGTGCTGTCGAAACCAGAATGATGGCCAAGTTTGTTATGGAGTGGTCAATAACGTTTCTGATGAACAGTCAAAGCTTGGTACGAAATATTCCACTCCACAGATTGCATTATATAGAGGCATT CTAGAAGCAATTGTGCAAGATGCTAGGGCTAAGGGCTACATATCTATTATTGATGCTCTAAATATACGTTTGGAGAATCAG CTTCCAACCGAAAATGGGTCACAATCACAGGATGGTGTTCCTCCTGCTCTCAGAAACTTTTCAATGTCCCAGAAAGAAAAAACTGTTAATGAACTTGTGCATGACCAGTGGCTTAGTTACTGCACAGATGGAAATGTTGGACTCGGTGTCAGATCCTTCCTTGATCTACGAAGTTGGTTCCGTAATAATGATGTCCCTTTCTGTGCAGTGTGCAATGAAGCTGCTGTCAAG GCAGAATTGTGCCAAGGTGAAGATTGTTCAGTTCGAATCCACAATTACTGCCTAAAGAAGAAATTCTCCCAAAGACGG AGTGAAAGAGCTTGCCCAACTTGTGGAACTCCTTGGAAATATCAAATGCCCAAAGCAGAAGCAGTGGAGTTTGATGGTGAGCCAAATGATTCAAGTCAGAGCCAACCACATGCAGAACCTATGCAGAGCCAACAAGCTTTGGGATCCAAACGTAAGAAGCCTCCTAGGACCAGCAGAACAAATGATGCTGAAATTACTGGACAAGGGTCACATCAAGACTCTCCATCCTCTGTCGATTTTAAACGAGTAACTCGAGCTTCTGCCCGATCCAG GGTTCATGTACACACATGCAAGATTCTCTTAAATTATTATACAATAAGGGTTTATTGCTTGAAGACAGAGCCTACTGTTTACCTCGGATCCTAA
- the LOC120011934 gene encoding non-structural maintenance of chromosomes element 1 homolog isoform X2 encodes MSVVNWKHHALIQPLLARGPQKEQEINKIFAGVTGKNPGNHQQHFNDYLSKINKELSYVQFELRCCRNQNDGQVCYGVVNNVSDEQSKLGTKYSTPQIALYRGILPTENGSQSQDGVPPALRNFSMSQKEKTVNELVHDQWLSYCTDGNVGLGVRSFLDLRSWFRNNDVPFCAVCNEAAVKAELCQGEDCSVRIHNYCLKKKFSQRRSERACPTCGTPWKYQMPKAEAVEFDGEPNDSSQSQPHAEPMQSQQALGSKRKKPPRTSRTNDAEITGQGSHQDSPSSVDFKRVTRASARSRVHVHTCKILLNYYTIRVYCLKTEPTVYLGS; translated from the exons ATGTCAGTGGTAAACTGGAAGCACCATGCTTTAATTCAACCGTTGCTCGCTCGCGGCCCTCAGAAAGAGCAAGAGATCAACAAGATCTTCGCGGGCGTCACTGGAAAAAACCCAG GCAATCACCAGCAGCATTTCAATGATTATCTTTCGAAGATAAACAAGGAACTTTCATATGTTCAATTTGAGTTACGGTGCTGTCGAAACCAGAATGATGGCCAAGTTTGTTATGGAGTGGTCAATAACGTTTCTGATGAACAGTCAAAGCTTGGTACGAAATATTCCACTCCACAGATTGCATTATATAGAGGCATT CTTCCAACCGAAAATGGGTCACAATCACAGGATGGTGTTCCTCCTGCTCTCAGAAACTTTTCAATGTCCCAGAAAGAAAAAACTGTTAATGAACTTGTGCATGACCAGTGGCTTAGTTACTGCACAGATGGAAATGTTGGACTCGGTGTCAGATCCTTCCTTGATCTACGAAGTTGGTTCCGTAATAATGATGTCCCTTTCTGTGCAGTGTGCAATGAAGCTGCTGTCAAG GCAGAATTGTGCCAAGGTGAAGATTGTTCAGTTCGAATCCACAATTACTGCCTAAAGAAGAAATTCTCCCAAAGACGG AGTGAAAGAGCTTGCCCAACTTGTGGAACTCCTTGGAAATATCAAATGCCCAAAGCAGAAGCAGTGGAGTTTGATGGTGAGCCAAATGATTCAAGTCAGAGCCAACCACATGCAGAACCTATGCAGAGCCAACAAGCTTTGGGATCCAAACGTAAGAAGCCTCCTAGGACCAGCAGAACAAATGATGCTGAAATTACTGGACAAGGGTCACATCAAGACTCTCCATCCTCTGTCGATTTTAAACGAGTAACTCGAGCTTCTGCCCGATCCAG GGTTCATGTACACACATGCAAGATTCTCTTAAATTATTATACAATAAGGGTTTATTGCTTGAAGACAGAGCCTACTGTTTACCTCGGATCCTAA